Genomic segment of Mastomys coucha isolate ucsf_1 unplaced genomic scaffold, UCSF_Mcou_1 pScaffold5, whole genome shotgun sequence:
aagaagaaaaaaaaagaaccagaacaATAAGTGAGATGAAGAGTCGGCAACACTTGTAGAAGCTGATTTATATGTCACATGTTAGCTATGATATTCAGCAGGAAGAGCATATTTCAATTACTCATTTTGTCAAGGCACAAAATAGATGTTGAATACACTGTTTATGGGGGGTGATATTGGCTTAGTGGGATTATCTTTGaataaaaaatgtgtgtatgtgtgtgcacatgtgtgtgtatgcactggaCACTCACTGAATCACTGACATTGATTGGTACATCTGTTTACATTTGTATCTGTGTAAATATTCCAGTTAATGCATTATTATgattactttgtgtgtatgtgctcatatCTGTGTGGACATTTGTGGAGACAAGCAGCTCATGCTAAGTATCTTCAATTActctccactttactttttgaTATAGTCTCTGAGTCTTGAGCTAACTGATTTGGCTATATTGGCTGGCTGGCAAGTCCCAGGGAGCTGCTTGTCTCCCCTGCACTGGGATTGCAGCTGCACTCCATTGTGCCTGGTATCTTAATGGATGccagggactgaacttaggtccctACTTGTATGACGAGCACTTTACCAATTAAGCCACTGTTCAGCATCAATGTCAGTATTTTTGATAGATATACTGAATCCATAAATGTGGTTCCTTGGGGTCCAAATTATGGGATAAAAATGCTCCTCACATGGCTTCTGTGGCtttagagaggagggaaggggtaTGAGGTTCCCGTGGGGACAGTAAGGGGAGGGAAACAGGGTCTTTTAAGGAGGCTCATGAGAGGGAAGGAATCTTGTCACTTGAGACATGGAAGAACTCCTTGAAAACATGTATTTGTGATTCGGAGTCTCCAGTTAGTTGGGGCCACATGGGCCACAGTGCTGACTGCCAAAGGCCAGACCATCATACCCCGGTGACTATGATTCTGGGTGATGGTGTTCTTTTAGAATGACAGTTGGGAGCTGCAAACCAAACTTTTCACCTAAAGAATAATGACTAGCTTCTTGAGGGGAGTGTTTCTTGATGTATTCATGTAGCACCTTTACATCCAGCATCCATTTCCTTTCACATCTCATCTGCAGAAAGATTATGAACTGCCTACAGTTATCATAGACATCACTAGAGTTTATGGAACGGACATTTAATACACTGTCATCAATTTACATGTCAGACTTAAAAACACCAATTCTGTACtattagtttttattactacttaTGTGTTACTTGAAAACATACATTCAGTCTGTCTCGCTATAGGCTAAGTTGCATGTAGCATGTATTTCAATGTTGTGTTCTAAATGTGAAAGTTAACAACATTAAGTTACCAGAATGTTATGTATAAAAGATAATGCAGAAACCAGAAACACACTTGCCTGCCTACTGTACATATATTTGAAAGACATCcattaatttattctttcctttcagaACCTGGACTGGATGCTTACAGCTTGAGGCATGGGGCCAGGTGCTGAGGAAAGGAGCTAGAGTAAGGCACTCTGGTCTTGGAGGTTTACAGAGTTTAGATGTTCGCAAGACTCCCATAGCTGTGAGCTTGCAGAGACTTTTAGTGCAAAGTGGAGCGGATGCTTTTTGCGCTGAGTGTTAGTTTTGTTGTCTTTgcaaatgcttcttttttttcataatatgCAGCTTCATTCACAAACACCGGGTACACGGTACAGTCTCCACCCAGTGGAATAACTTTTCCATCAAGAGACACAAACACAGGATCTCCAGGGTGCAATGGTTTCCAGTCttgatcctctcaggagacatcaaaatacatacattatgtttgagtttttctcctatttttaatttattctgtcAGGCTGTAGATAACTAACATTGTCCATTTAAAAAGACATTCTTTattaaagaaagatataaaaggGATGTATTGAGAAGCAGGTGAGTCTTCTAACACCAATGCTTCTGACCACAGGAGCCCTAGAACATCTGCTTTGCCGTGCTTGCCAAGCGTCTGGGAATTGGCTAAAATGGTTCTCTAGGCCTGGGCAGAGCCTTGGCCTCTGCATCCCAACCTTTCCCAGAAACATCAGCATCACCTGAGAGTATGTTAGAAAAGTAGAATTTTACTCCCTGTTGAGACCTACTGAATACCAATCTTCATGTGAATCAATTGCCTGACATTGAGAAGAGCTGCTCGCAGTACCCTTTCCCACCCTAGCTGTCCTTCAGAACCACCTGGGAAGGTAACAAACTCTTGCACCAGTGAGAGGAGCTGGCCTTACCTCAGAAACAAAATTAGAATCTTCCATCTCAGGGAGATAGGCTTAGTAGCTCTTCAAAAGTATTTACTGAGATAATGAACCTATTAATATCTCTTGcagaaaactgtgtgtgtgtgtgtgtataggctaCTGAAAACTGACTTCAGAGTACCATAGCTCTACCATTGAGCGAGATAAGGTCTCActtgttgctcaggctggccctgatcTCCCTGTGGCCAAGGAAGGCCTTTTAAATTTTGCTCCTCTTGCCTTAGTACCCTcatggctgggattacaggcttgttcCATCAGACCTGGCTGAAGACATTCCTTATGGTCTAGCAACTCCAATGATCTTTCCTGACTTTTGGGACCTGGCACTGATCCAGTTGGTTACTGTCCTCAGCCAGTCTTCTCAGCCTCCCCAGGATTACTTTTgtactttgaattttttattttgttactgatGAGAATACACATGAACAGTCCTTTGTTTGAGGCTGGGGTGGCACTGTCTGCTGGCCTTTGTTTCTTGGACTAACATCCTAGGAATTTCTTCCTCTCTACCACACCCTGTCTTTTAAAACCATTGCTCATTGGCTCCCTTCAGTTTCTATTCAGCTTCCGTGAAGCTATAGGCAGGATGCTCTATTGGTCTGAATTTGTGGGCTCTATTGGTCTGTTTTTATGAGTTTGCCTGATGGCTATTAGAGTCAGTAAGTATGAATCTGAATTGGATTAGTGGTTTTCAATGACTAATACTCAAGCCAATAATGTCAGATTATCTGAGATTCTTGGCACTGTTTTTTAGAAAGCACTCCTTTTTGAAGGGAAGTGGAGGGGGAGTGGATCCCAgctcagggaggagggagaaagctgGGAGcggtagagagaggggaaactgtggttggttTGGAGGtagtgtgtgagagagatctctattttcaatgaaaaagaaagctcTGTCCCCTGTAATGTGTCCTCCTGGCTGAGAAGCCTTGCACTGCTAGCTTCCTAGGTCTCTCTCACTAGGAGCTCTGAGGTTCTACACTGGGAGTGGGTGTTGTAGTGTTTGGGACCTCGCTTCTTCCCTGCCTTTCCTTTGACTTCTCCTAATTCCTCTGAGAGCTTCTTCACTCTGATTAATCTTCTGATTAATCTATTGATTAAACCAGGGGGCACTGGAATTCCAAGGAGAGTCATGGGACAGTAGAAGGAATGTTCCAGAGAAACAAGTTCAGGGAAGTGTCAACCATGTGACCAGCTGTAAAGATCATTAGTAGGAGATCTGTCATGCATAGCTGTGCATCCATGGGACAGTTCTgatttttctgttcctttcatgtcgctccttccttctcctctctcatcttctctcttttGGACATAAGGTTTCCCATTATAGCCTAGGTTCCTCAAATCTGTAATCTTGCTTCATTAGCTTCCCAAATGTTATGATTATCAGCCTGTAACATCATGCCGTGCTCAATGGCTATTCTAATTTAAGAATAAAAGGGTTTAGAAATTAAAAGCTAGAtttcaggtgtggtggcatactaCTATAATCCAAACTTTGTGaggttgaggtaggaggatcaggacgttgagccagcctgggctacagtggaaaacactatctcaaaaaccagcaaaacaaaaccaaaattagaaGCCCATGTATATGATTTTCCACACTCACTGCACATGGGTAGGAATTTTTTATACTAGAAGTTTTGTCTGGatgcctctctctcctcattaTGAGGTTACAGTATCTGGCCATTATCATTTCTAGATAGTACACTGGACTTCAGTGTTTCCAGACTATCAGTCACATGAGACTATGGGCCACACTCACAGATGTATCCCTAGAGCCAGCACATGCCATATGTATTGAGGACTGAGATAAGGTATGCGTCCCTCTCTGCCACAGTTTGGGATGGGTATTGTCCCCACAGTACAGGTGTTAGAAGCTTGGTTCCTAGAGTGGTGCTATTAAGAAAAGATGTGGGTCTTTAGGAAATGGCTCCTTGTGAAAAACCTTTAGGTCACTGAGGAATTGAATGGGGCTGTGGTCCTGTCCTGCAGTCGATTTATGTTCTTGTTTGCATAGTTTGCTTTATCACATGCTCCTGCCGCAACTCCAGTACTGTGGTCACTTTTGGACTGGAACCTCCAGAATGGTGAGCAGAATACTGCTTTTCTCTTTATTAGTTGTTTGTATTTGGTATTTCATTATAGCAATGGAAAGTGGACTGATAGGATTCTTTAAATACTAGTAAGTTAATATGCACAAAATGCTGTTTGAATGGTCAAACTGTACCTCAAAGTAGAATActattattttcagtatttcaaagaaacaaatgttaCCTGCAGATTAGGATGAATAATGGCAGACACATCTCCATTTTCATTCCTTGGAAAATCAACTTTCTCCATTATTTTATAGACATCAATAGAACAGGGAGGAAATTCTTTCCCTATAGAAAGAAGTGAGATGAGTTAATCACAGCTAACAAGGAATGTCCTAGAAAAAGGAAGCTGacattttaaggaagaaagatcaACAGAAAGTGAAGAGTGCTGCAAACCGGTATGGGGCTCATAAACACTGAGAGGTGTGACGACACTGTGATTACTCCTATCAGTACACTTTCCACCAATCTGTgatagacagaggcagaaacagaagatcCACCTATCAGTGTTTTCTAGGACCATGAGTCATGATCACTGGGCTCTCTTCTCTTAGTTTTCCTAGCTGTGTATTCTTGAACAACAGGTTGGCCTTCCGCAGGGTGGAGTTCATTACCTGTCCAATGAAAGTTTGGATGAACTTATGGTAGAACTCTTCCTTCTGATATCCTGTGACTGGGTGTCTTCACAAAGATGGTCAGTGAGCTTGCTGCCTTCAACATAAGgggtatttgtcttttttttttaaagtgaatttaaatGCACTTTATTTTTAGACAACCCACATGAcatgttttttcttaaaaaaaaaaaaaatgcctccactCCAAATAAATCACGGTCAAAATAAAAGTTCAAGATGACATCAGCCCCATTTGTCCTAAGTCCTGGTGTTGTGTGGATGGTAAGCAGCAGCCAATTATGGTGACAGGTGATAGATccattttgttaacatttttccATCTCTAAGCCATCCTTAAAGAAAATCATGAATGGAGTCACACCATCTTCACGGTAGTCCAGGAGAGCAACCATACCATCTGGATTCATGTTTTCACCAATAAAAAACTGGTAGTTATTGAAATTAGCAAGGATGTGCTTAATTTGCTCTGCAGCTCCAGTCATAAAAGGCTTTACTCTTTCGGGTTTCTGTTCTTCAAGTTTGCCTTTGAGTGATTTCATGTAGTCTTTGATGTACTTTTTGTACGCCTCTTTTGTGAAGCTGGTTTCTTGTAAGTGATGATTCATGACAATGTCAACACCGGTGACTACTGTGCTTTCGGTACCTTCACCCTCGGGACCTTCAGCGGAAGCATTTCCACCGATGAGCGCGTCATCGATGGCACCCTCTGTTCTACTGACCATCTTGCCCTCCACCTCCAGGCACAGCCCGTCCGCGATCTCCCGGATCTTGTAAATGTCGGAGAAAAGCTCATCATGGCTGATGAGGTCCCGGTAGATAATCATGGTGACGGCTGGGGACAGTGGCGCTAGCCTGACAGCGGAGCGAGCTCGGTGCAGCCAGAGCAGCgctcagggggaggggggagcgggCGGAAAAGCGGGGTATTTGTCTTAATCATGGACATTGCACATCTGACAACTCCTGAGAAGGGAGCTCTTTGGATGAAGGGAATCTGCCCAACAGTGGAGTTCAACCCCAAAGATGATGCAAAATTGAACAATCCAGTGCTGACTCATTCACAGATAGAGCATGTAATCTCCAAGCAAACACTGGAACCTGTGTCCAATGGAGGGTCTTAGAGTATGTTGTGGTTGGAGCCTAGAGGGAAGTCTTTCCTTAGAGAGGAATTGATATGGAGAGGTCTGTTGTTACTTCTAGCTGGCTTCTGCTGTGTAACACACTAACCTAGAATTTAGCAGCCTAAAGGATCTACCTCTACATTGAGCTTGTGATTCTGTGGGTTGGTGGCAGCTCCTCTGGTTTAGACTGGCTTTGGCTGTCTTGCTGACACATGCAAGGTGAGCTGGCAGGTCCTCTGGCTGCTCTGTGATATGGGATAGCCAAACTCTCATGTTTGGCATTTCATAGACTGCAGCTTTATCTGTGTGACTGTTATCTGAAGACCTTGAGATTTCCGTCCTGTAACCTTTCCTTACCTAGGAGGTCAGTACAGACAGAGTCACACAATGGCCAAGAGGGGCTCCCAAGAACAGTAAGGATTCGAGCTCAGAgtgctagtcttttttttttttttcaagcttctgggctatAAAAACTAATTACAATGCCAAGTTAGattaaagaagagggaagagctgTTTTGATAATGTAGAGGTAGAGAGGGGTGTTCTGTAGTTACTACCTCACATCCATATTAAAGGAAACACAGACTGTGGTTTGTAAGCCATGTGTGgaggtttaaataaaaatagtccCAATAGGTTCATATATATGATTGCTTGGTAAttagagagtggcactacttgacaggattaagaggtgtggccttgttggaagaaatatgtcattggaggtgggctttgggatTTCAGAAGCAAGCCAggcccagcatctctctctcttcttgctgccggccaatccagatgtagaactgtcagctacctctccagcactgggtcTGCTGTATgtcaccatgtttcccaccacaatgataatggactaaacctctggatgtaagccagccacaattaaatgctcttctttaagagctgccttggtcatggcatctcttcacggCATTATAATACTGACGAGGACACCTTGTCTTCTATCAGGCTTGTGGCCTTCTACCTGGATGTATCATTACTTACTACACTGTGGTTTCACACTTGGTATCTGAGGTTCTGTTGTGCAAATGTTCTGACCTTCTGAACACCAGCTCCACAAGACAGTACAGACTCGTCCTTAGATAAGGATGGTGAGAActgattttcagtttttatgaCTTTTTGAAGGTCAAAGGACTTCCATTACAGAAGCTCTTTTGACTCCAAGAGGTGCATACTGAGGCCAAGGGACAACACCTGCCATAGACCTTGAGCTGCTCATTAGTTACATCATCAGAACTATGCATTCCTCAATGCAGCCTAATGCAATTATTTGCATAGGACATCTCTgagatttttaaagcttttttttttaaatttaaaagcaaactaTTATGTAATTGTTACACTTAGTACAGTTTGATTTACTGAGTAATTGAGCAGATGTACACAGAAGATCTACTCAACAAACTCTTCACCGGTCACTATCCAGTTGTTAACTACAGACATAGTATATAAACACATCATTCTTGCTGACCATAACTAAAAGTTAGCCTGGCTTGGCCCTCTTCCCAGCAATCACTGTTACAGCTTAGTATGCTTTAATCTagagctttatatatatatttatatatatgtatacacacacacacatacacatatatacatatatatgtatatatatatgaacacatacactctctctggCAAGTGATAATAAATTCATTGTAAAGACAGGTttacactatgtagcccaggttggtcttgaactcatttaCTTCCTACTTCAGTGCTTTCAATTACAGAATGCACTATCACACTTAACTTACTACTACTATTTTTAAAGCCAGTTTGTTTATTGTATGGTTtggtctgctgtgtgtgtgcatgtgtgtgtgtggctgtgtgcacccatatgcatacatgtgaaaGTCACAGCACGATGTTGAGCGTTGTCCTTTGTCACTCCCatcttattgttttgagacaggctctctcacagAACAGTCACAGCACCATGTTGAGCGTTGTCCTTTGTCACTCCCATCTTATtgctctgagacaggctctctcacagAACAGTCACAGCACCATGTTGAGCATTGTCCTTTGTCACTCCCATCTTattgctttgagacaggctctctcacagAACAGTCACAGCACGATGTTGAGCATTGTCCTTTGTCACTCCGCATCTGATTGCTTTGAGACAGGCCACAGAACAGGAAGCTTGATactttggctaggctggctggccagtgagatcTCAGGAGTCTCTGGTTTCTGTCTCACAATGCTGCGGTTACAGGCATGttcaaccatgcctggctttttatgtggtgtGAACATTCAAGTTAAGGTCCTTATGCCTGCAGATCAAGTGCTGGTACCCAGTGAGCCATTTTACTTGTTAAAAAATAACAGCTTGCTttcaaaaaattaacatttttgaaGACTTGCCCAATTTAGTTTAATTCTTCACAGCTGTTAAATATTTGggtcattttcattgttttatcatTGGAGATAAAGttgctctggggctggagagatggctcagtggttaagagcactgactgctcttctgaaggtcctgagttcaaatcccagtaaccacatggtgactcacaaccacccataatgagatctgatgacctcttctggtgcatctgaggacagctacagtgtacttacatgtaataaataaataagtctttaaaaaaaagctgcTCTGATGAACTATACATTCCTCAATGCAGCCTAATGCAATTATTTGCATAGCACATCTCTgagatttttaaagctttttttttttttttattttaaagcaaactaTTGTGTAATTGTTACACTTCTCAGTACAGCCAGCCCTTATGTAACACATTGGATGTGCATGTGGTTGTGCTTCTTTATGGCAGGAAGTTGCTGGGTCATGCGATTTGTATATTTTAAGGGTTTACTGAGGATGcagaggctcagtgggtaagagtgcttgctgggcaagcatgagggCTTGAGCTTGAATCTTAGCATCCAAGTAAAAAGTCAGGTGTGGCCATGTGTGCCAGTAAACACTGAAAGGAAGGAACCAGAAAGATTGTCTCAGTCTGTgacagttcagtgagagagcctgtcctAAAGGAACAAGGTGGAGAGTGCTAGAGCAGGATCTAGGTCCTCACATGGCCTGGTGCACACACCAGGTCAAACACACATGTATGACACACATAGTCATAAATCATATACATATTTCTCCCATATAACAATAGatgagtaaaatttaaaaagaatgtaaaacagaatataaaaaagaatataagattaaaaaatataaaattatcccCTAAAGGATCTTTACCAAATAACATGTTCAGCAGAAAGTAATGagcctattttcttttcctatagcTTTGCCAAAATTTGATATCACAACTATAATTAGgtttgaatattttcttaatcTAATGAATGAAGTTTGTCACTTGAATTTGCACTCCCTGGATTACCCATGATCCTGAACATCTTATGCTTATTGGACACTTGAACTTTCTGATCTTTTCTATATTCTTAGCTAGCATATGCTAGCCATTCACAATGATGGGTTTTATTTTCAAgtgtgtatgtaatataattTGATTATCTTGATCCTCCGTTGTTCTCTACtgtcccttcccactccctggtcATCCTTTTCTGCTCTTTCTACTTTCACATCTTTCTTATAATGCACTAAGTTTCCTTAGGGTTGCATATAGGAGCAAGGTCAGGGATAATTTACAGAAGCATGGACAATTTATGAGTGGCTACACCACTCAAGAAAATGTCTTTCCCTCCCGAGTATCCATTAACCTTCTAGATCCTCACACAGCAGGGTGAGCCTCATCTGTCTTTGctgtttaaaatagaaattaattgGAAAAGGAAATGACTTTATTTGGGAGATTTATTTGACAGCTACCTTTCTTGAATGTGTCTATTTGTCATTCCCTGAGGAACTGTTGAAGTAAAAAGGCAATCTCCAAAAAATCATCTAGAAACTGactgtggcacacatctgtaatgccaaccctcaggagactgaagcaggagcacTAAGAGTTCAAGTCCTGCCTGGGATATGGAGTGAGAGCCTGGAGAAAGTGAGTGAGTGTATGggatggaagagagggaggaagagacagagatagaaagagctcGCTAAGATCACAAACGTGACAAGTATGACCTGGATGATATTACTATTTCAATTTTAAGTGGTTAAGTTTTGCACAGACAGCCCCCACCCATAGTTAAGCCGTGCATATAAACACAGGAGACAACTGCCACCACTACTCACCTTCATTGAAACGCTGTATAAAATCAAGAGCATGTTTTATCATTCTTCTCATTTGGTCCAAAATATCAGCTCTCAGGACGCCATGAGGCTGAGGACCAACTTCTATACCTATGTACAGAGGAGATACAATCACTTTTACATACATAATAGAATATTTGAGAAAattaagcataaaaatataaagatctaGATCCCAGTGTGGTATGACTGTTTAACATCGTGAAAAATAGCAATGTCAGTGTAAATACAGAATGTGGAAATCCACAGAGCTGTGCTCAACTAAGAACtacctttttcttttgtatttcctcagtattgtgaaaacatgaaaaatttatTACCTAGGTAAAGATGGAGTGTGAGTGAGGCTGACAAGAAGTAGGTAGCCACAGGAGAAGCTATCATAGACTCCAGTCACCTTATCAGGAAGGAGTATGTCTGTGTAGTCAGAAGTCTAGTTAACTAAGCTTTGGGTTTAGTTCACATGGCATTTCAGTGACATTCTTGCCTTTAttttaatagtatatatatatcttactaATAAGATGGTGCAATGTTCTTCATTTTCTATGAAATTATATCCATTTATTCTAACCCAGTAAGTCTATGCATCATGTCTTTCCAGTGGTTGCTTAGGCATCCATTCTCATTCTATCAAATACCCCTCGTGTAAACCACCTACCTAGCCTCTTTTTCCTGTACGACTTCTCACAAATGCATCCCTTCAACCACCACcttctttattctttaaactATTTGCAATTTGTAATATTGTATATCCTCATTCCATTCCACAAGTCATAAATTCCTTTACCCTCATCTTAATTTTACTCATTTCTACTATTTACCAACCTATTAaaacttactatatatatattttgaattatgaAACTTTATTGTGTCCACATTGACcctttaaaggtgtgtgtgggaATGAAGATGAGATGATTTCATATTATGGAATATAAATGACACACATAAAGAACTAGAGAATGCCACACACTGTTAGCACCTGACCCTAATATAGCCAGATGAACACCACATGGCTCTGCATTATGAAAAGCTGTTATGAAATACAGTTGTACATTATTAACTGTCCTTCCAAGACTAGAATCACCTGACAATGGTCTTCCTTTGCCAACATAGTCTTTTCTATTCAACCAAAACATGCATCTTGTTAGTGaataaggagctgaaggggattgcagccccataagaaCAGCAACactatcaactaactggacctctcagagcttctagggactaaactaccaaccaaagaggatacatgggctggtccatggttCCCACTACATATGTGGAAGGGGAGGCACTTCGttctatggaggcttgatgccccagagaagggggatgctagaggggtgaggtgggtgtgagtgggtaggtgggtgagcaccctcttagaggccaAGGGGAGGGTGATGGGGTGTGGGGT
This window contains:
- the LOC116077029 gene encoding translationally-controlled tumor protein, producing the protein MIIYRDLISHDELFSDIYKIREIADGLCLEVEGKMVSRTEGAIDDALIGGNASAEGPEGEGTESTVVTGVDIVMNHHLQETSFTKEAYKKYIKDYMKSLKGKLEEQKPERVKPFMTGAAEQIKHILANFNNYQFFIGENMNPDGMVALLDYREDGVTPFMIFFKDGLEMEKC